The Ensifer adhaerens genome contains a region encoding:
- the rpsR gene encoding 30S ribosomal protein S18, with product MAEVSSAPVRRPFHRRRKTCPFSGANAPRIDYKDIRLLQRYISERGKIVPSRITAVSQKKQRELAQAIKRARFLGLLPYVVS from the coding sequence ATGGCTGAAGTTTCTTCCGCTCCGGTTCGTCGCCCGTTCCACCGCCGCCGCAAGACCTGCCCCTTCTCGGGCGCAAACGCTCCGCGGATCGACTACAAGGACATCCGTCTTCTGCAGCGCTACATTTCCGAGCGCGGCAAGATCGTTCCTTCCCGCATCACGGCCGTTTCCCAGAAGAAGCAGCGCGAACTCGCCCAGGCGATCAAGCGTGCACGCTTCCTCGGCCTGCTGCCCTACGTCGTTTCCTAA
- the rpsF gene encoding 30S ribosomal protein S6 encodes MALYEHVFLARQDITPQQVDGLVEQYKGVLEANGGKVGRVENWGLKSLTYRIKKNRKAHYVLMDIDAPAAAVHEIERQMRINEDILRYMTIAVEKHEEGASAMMQKRDRDDRPRRDGDRPERGFGDRGPRPDRGDREDRPRRPREDRA; translated from the coding sequence ATGGCTCTTTATGAACACGTATTCCTGGCCCGCCAGGACATCACGCCGCAGCAGGTCGACGGTCTCGTCGAGCAGTACAAGGGCGTGCTCGAAGCAAACGGCGGTAAGGTCGGTCGCGTCGAGAACTGGGGCCTGAAGTCCCTCACCTACCGCATCAAGAAGAACCGCAAGGCTCACTACGTTCTCATGGACATCGATGCTCCGGCAGCGGCTGTTCACGAAATCGAGCGCCAGATGCGCATCAACGAAGACATCCTGCGCTACATGACGATCGCCGTCGAGAAGCACGAGGAAGGCGCGTCTGCCATGATGCAGAAGCGCGACCGCGACGACCGTCCGCGCCGCGATGGCGACCGTCCGGAGCGTGGCTTCGGCGACCGTGGTCCGCGTCCGGACCGTGGCGACCGCGAAGACCGCCCGCGCCGTCCGCGCGAAGACCGCGCGTAA
- a CDS encoding ClbS/DfsB family four-helix bundle protein, whose amino-acid sequence MPVPQTKAELLAAIDVQFARLMRELERVPDERYREPSLEGHAKGTMMSVGDLVAYLIGWGELVIKWIDRDQRGELVDFPETGYQWNELGRLAQKFYADFHALSPGELVARLKRSKETLEVLIRDRDERTLYGRPWYGKFTLGRMIQFNTSSPYANAHGRLRKWKKVNGLA is encoded by the coding sequence ATGCCGGTACCCCAGACGAAAGCGGAACTGCTTGCGGCGATCGACGTCCAGTTCGCCAGGCTGATGCGCGAGCTGGAACGGGTTCCTGACGAGCGCTACCGCGAACCGTCGCTCGAAGGCCACGCCAAGGGCACGATGATGAGCGTCGGCGACCTCGTCGCCTACCTCATCGGCTGGGGCGAACTGGTGATCAAATGGATCGATCGCGATCAGCGCGGCGAGCTGGTCGACTTCCCCGAGACGGGCTATCAATGGAACGAACTCGGACGGCTTGCGCAGAAATTCTATGCGGACTTCCACGCTCTTTCGCCGGGCGAGCTTGTCGCCAGACTGAAGCGCAGCAAGGAGACGCTCGAGGTACTCATCAGGGATCGCGACGAGCGGACGCTTTACGGGCGGCCATGGTACGGAAAATTCACGCTCGGACGCATGATCCAGTTCAATACTTCCTCTCCCTATGCCAACGCCCACGGCCGCCTGCGCAAATGGAAAAAGGTGAACGGGCTGGCGTAG